A segment of the Catharus ustulatus isolate bCatUst1 chromosome 21, bCatUst1.pri.v2, whole genome shotgun sequence genome:
GGGGACTGAAATCCCAAGTGTCACTCACAGGATTGGCCAAGCACATAACCCTGGCCAGGGATTGTGCTCTGTGATGGCTGAGGCAGAGCTCtgaagggcagcagctccaggagtggCTCTTTAGCCCAAATACCCAAACTGCTTTGTCGTGTCTTCAGAGACTGTCACAGCTTTCATGGCCAAGACGAAATAATTCagtcctggcagcagggagagggatctgtgcctggagagcagcacagggtgccagcaggagggacTCGTGGCCAGGGAGGTGtcacagcaaagagcagcagagcctgatccGTGTGAGTGACTGTGGAGGCTGGTCAGGtcaaaatctcttttcttctgaaacaaataTTCAGCAGCTCTAGAGCTGGGCTAGGTGTGCTCCATCCCACTCACAGCCTCTCTCTGGCTCTCTAAGACAGATGTTGTCAGGTCAGAAGATGCCAGAGGTGCCAGGGAATAGCACTTGACCTTgcctggcagcccctgcagctcctggctgtccctgttcctgcagggcCGATGGCTCCGTGGGACAGACGGGACCCGCTGGTGCCTCccggcagcacagccctgctcacaccGATGCTGTCACCTCTGTGGCTGCTCTCAAACCTGACCTGTGTGTGTCAGGAGGAAAGGATAAGGTGAGGTTTGCCCTGGGGCAGAAAAAGATGTCAACATCAAAATAAGGTTGAAATGTGAGTTTTGAACATTTCTGTGAATGGTAGCTAGGTTGGTCCCTggatttagaaaggaaaaatgagctTAGAATGAGGACATGCACTGGAGCACATGGAATCAAATTTTGTAACCTCTCCAGAGCTCATATCACATCAAATGCTCCCACCCAGGCTTGGGGTCGTCACACTGACTCTTACATCACTTGTCTTTAAGGACAGCTGTACATGCTCTAGGAGCTGAAAACCAGAGGAACCTGTTCCCTGTCCTGCAGACTGTGCACAAATCTTGGTATGACGTAACCAAGGTTGGGAAAAATCCTCCCTGCTCTTgctgacccctgtccctgtccctgcagagtgtggctgtgtccagctggaGGTCTGGGGCTGCCCTGCGCCGCTTCATTGGCCACGAGCGCGAGGTCACCAAGGTGAGAGTGCTGGGATCTccctcaggagctggggagccTGGGATGATGGAGCACATCATTGTCATTCACACTGAAAGCTGGGATCAGGGTATTCCTGGTATCCAGCTGGGGACCATTTGGCCTGATGACcttaaaggttttttccaaacTTAAGGATTcgtgattctgtgatcagaGCCATTAGGTTTTTCCCAAGGTCCCAACAGATACTTTTGGAAGCAGCATGGGGTGTTGCATCCAGACTaaacagggctgcaggaggtcTGGATGTAAGCTTGTCTTCGCCTTCAAGAGACTGTAGCAAAAGCTCAGGATTAATCATGAGGTCAAGTTTTTGATGCAGAGATGCCATTCACTTTTGTTCAGGTCTCATTCTGCTAGGCTTGATGTTATTTCATGAATCAGCCATACCTGCCTGATATATTCTGGGAATATCCATGCCATGTGCCATAACTGGCACATTCTGGGAATAGCAGGCCTTTAATTTCCTTCCTGGGATTGGAATGACAAAGCCAAGAAGGCTTCTGGGAGAGCAgatgtgcagagctgtgtgtggagTGACCAGTGCCCCTCtgcaggggacagccccagtgGGTCCCCTGGGCTGAGGGTACTGCAAAGACAAAGGGGTCTTTGTTCACCTCACTGCTCAAAACAGCTGTGCACTGGGCTCATTTGGTTTGTAAAGAAGGTTTTCCTGTAAAATGAATGAACGGTTTCTGAGAGCAAGACCTGAGAGCTCccatcctccatccctggctctgAAGGGATAAGGGACAGAGTTGCGAGGCCAGGCTCTCCCCAGTCATGTTCCTGTGTGTGTTGGGCTGTGGCAAGCCAGGAGCaaagctgtgctgtccctgtgaaCTGGGTGGGAGGATGAGCAGCTTCTCCTTCTGATCCTTGGCAGGTCACCTCAGCCCTTGACTCTAGCAGAGTCTTCAGCGCATCCCGGGACAAGACAGTGATGATGTGGGAGCTTCACGGGACTTCAGGGCCAAGCCAGCACTTCCCAGGACATGACCTGGTTGTTACAGGACTGGCTGTGAGCCCAGGTGAGGGACAGCAAACTCCCAGTCCCCAGGGACTGACTGACAGTTTCCTGCCGTGTTTCTGATGTGAACCTGTGGGTGCAGATGcctcccagctgtgcacaggcTCCCGGGACAACACCGTGTGCAAGTGGGACACTGAGACCGGGGAGtgtgtgggcagagctgcaaTCTCCAGGAATCTGGTAGGATCTGCTGGTtcctcaaatcccatcccaacaTCCCCCTGCCTGTATGGTTATTTTACACATGGAGCTGTGTAGAGAGAATTTACTGTGAGCTTGTGCCAAAGGGAGCCCTTGGGACACTGCACCTGGGCAGGCTCAGCTTGAGGCTGTTACCCTTCTCCAGGTAACAAAGGTACCAAGGGACTCTTGGCAATTTATCAATGCTCTCAGAGCTGTTTGGAAAcacacagaatcatggaaccactaaggttggaaaaaaacACTAAGACAGAGTCCTGCCAttcccccagtgctgcctcAGCCCCTACTAACTCATGTCCCCAAGTGCACATCTACCTGTCTTCCAAATCCCTActgggatggtgactccaccactgccctgggcagtgccaatgcctgaccacccttttaGCAAtgaaattttccccaatatccaacctaaacctccctttgcacaacttgaggccatttcttctcattgcttgttccctgggagcagagcctgacccccacctggctgcaccctcctgtcagggagatGTGGAGAGCCAGAagatccccctgagcctccttttcttcaggctgaaaaaGCCCTGTGTAGTGGAGCTGCATTCCCTCCTGTaccagcccagagctggtgTGGGTGCTACCCCTGGTGcctgtctgtccctgttcccatggctctgtgtcctgctgctggcacctgccaGCCTCAATCacccccagtgaccccactGGGGAGCAGAAAATGTCTTCATCCAACATTTCCAACCCggcaggaggagggagcggATGGGAGCTCAGTGGCTCCATCCTCAGGcagacacagcctgggctgcacatAGAGGTGGCTCCTGCtcatccttccctctctgcaggtCACACACCTGTGCTGGGTTCCTGGGGAGCCTTATGTCATCCAGACCTCAGAGGATAAAACCACCAGGTAAATTCTCCTGTGGCCAGAGAGAAGGGAGGTACAGCCTGAGGCACGTGGGGCTGTTGTGTGGTTGGTTGCTAAAAGCCACCTGCCAACTCACCTGGGCCTTGGAGTGCAATgtcctgccagggatgggctggaagcagctctgggtggTGACTGCAGGtgaaaaggagaatttgtgAGACAGAAAGCTGGAGAGTGATCCAGCATGGATgaatgcagggatgcagggagagtTTGGGAGCAGTCGGGGCAGAGCACGTGGGCACAGCGGGTGCgtgggagggcacagagggaaaCCATGGTGGTGATGATGCCTCAGGGCTCCCTTGGGCTCTGTTGTCccctgcagggtgtgggacagccgggagctgcaggtggcacACACGTTCCCAGCCAAGCAGCACATCCAGACGTGCTGTGACGTGAGCCAGGACGGGCGGTactgcctgagcagcagcagcggctcCGCGGGCCACGGCGCCGAGGCCACCGTGAGTGCCTGAGCTGGgcctggctcctgctccctttccctccacacccagggagagcagcactCAGTGCTCAAGGGTCTGAGTGCTCCCATGCCTTGGcctgctgtcacagcagtgCTTGGTGTCTTCCTGCCTGTCCCTTTGGGACGTGCTGCTCAGCAGTTATTCCTCCTGATTAAACCAATGGGatttgccccatccctggaagtctCCAAGGtgaggttggatggggcttggagctcCCTGATCTAGGGACATCACTGAGGATGGCatctgtgcccacagcagggaatTGAAActctttaaggttccttccaccTCAAACCAGTCTGGAATTTCATCTcagtaaaacacacaaaaaaccccgaATGGATGGCATTAAGGAACACAAGGTTCTTGCAGAAAGCCTGTAAGGGATCCCTTGCTCCAGGTCTTTCCAATCTAGGGATTCAATCCTGCAGGTTTTCAGCCCTATGTGTGAGGATCAAGAGGATGAAACGATCCCGTCCCAGGGTGGGCACGGCTGAGGATGGGAGCAGGCTGGGCACTTCtcacctgcctgcacagccttagctggCTCTAATGGATGTGGCCATGTGCTCAGTTACCGGTGCTGAAAACCCTTTGGGCTTTAATGTTCTCAGTACTGTGAGCATGAGCAAGATTAAGGGCAGTAGCTATGGTACTCTGAGGATTGGTGAGGAGTTCTTTTATCCCAGCTCACCTTCCTGTCTCGGTACAACAACTCcatgctggcagagctggggctctaTCACTGcctgtttcctgcagctctgggacctGAGGCAGACCCGAGGCCGAGTGTGTGAGTACAAAGGACATTTCCAGACCACCACctcctgtgttttcctgccCCGGGGCCCTGCCCTCGCCCCCAGCATTGCCACGTCCTCCAGCGACAGCACAGTGAAGGTCTGGGACCAAGACACTGCAGGTAGGGGAGGCTCCTGCTCACTGCGTGTTCCTTTCTCCTGGATAACAAACCCACTTCCCTCAGTTCTGTCTCCTGGTGCTGATGGGCAGGGTGAGTGCTGCAGTCTCTGGAGTTTACTCCAagccagctgcagggcagggtggagaaATGCCCCAGGGCAAACCCAGGGCTCAACAAACATGAAGGTGCTGCACATCAGAGATGACAGGGGTCTCCCCTCAGCTAAAAGGAAGAATTACCAGGCAGCTGTGAAAGATACATCGCGGTAAGCCATGAGAGGACAAATGATGAAAAAGAACATGGGAACTCCAGAGATTTCTGCAGGTATAAGTAGAAGGTAGTAAAGAACAGAATTTGTGCTGGAGGACAGAGGGCTGATCATCCAACACCCTAATTTTGATTGTCCTCTTGAAGGGGAATCACGGGCATTTTGGGGTTAAACCTGGTGGTGAGGATGAGTCCCTCCCTGAGCTGGACACAAAGGTGTTTGTTTGCCTGCCTagccctgccaggcagcaggTTCTTAGTAACCCttgtgctgcaggcagagtcCTCTTGGGAGCTGTTCAGGTTCACAGCATTAGACACTCCCCAGGGCTAAGCCCCTCTCATTTAAGATGGGCTGCAAATAGAAACCTGAGGCTctcctgcagagaaggaccttCTGTTCTCTTACCTGCTCCTTTTCCTAGTGCCTGTGTACTCagggtggctgtggggctggcaccaGCTTTGATCCTCTTGCCTTCCCAGCTGGGTGAGCCATaatccagctgctctgggaagagTGCAGATTACCAGGAGAGGCAGCTGCCTCTGGGTCCAGGCCAAGTGCAGCTCTGtttgcagctcagcctggggctggggtctcTGCACAAACTGTCTTCAGGGGGTTTAATAACAGACACAAAGGCTCATGTGGCACTGGATATTGTAAAtcttatttctctttcccttttggAGATTCATCAAAACAGTGTGGTGAGTGTAGCACAGCCCTTAGGAAAACTGTaggaaatttgggagaaaaaggcGTGCTGGAAATGGCTCTGGgcacaccctgcagctctgcccagggggGTCTGTAGGtccatccagccctgcttccaCTCCCAGGAAGGGGCAGAGCCCAACCTGGGTCCCTGACAGCCACTGCCTGACTGGGCAGTGCACAGGGGAGAGTCTCCCTTCTAGGGGAAGAGATGTGTGGATCCAGGACAGTGAGGGCAGCAGCTCACTCACCTCAGGCGAGCAGAGTGTGAAGGTGGGAGATTGGTGTGTCCCTGCCTCATCTCAGCAAACCCAGCATCCCTCCCTTGTCCCTTCCCTTGCAGCCTGCCTGGCCACGCTGTGCCTCGAGGGCTCTGGCCCGCTGGTCTCGCTGGCTGCCTGCGACAGCtccaccctgctctgtgccagctccaaCTCCGGCATCCACGTGCTCCGGGTgaggggcagcacagagctggcccTGGAGGAGGTGGCAGCATTCTGAGCACTGGAAGCCCTGTCAGACACTGTcccaggaggaggtggcagcGTTCTGAGAACTGGAAGCCCTGTCAGACACTGTCCCAGTGACCCCCAAGAGCTGCCCTGatggtgggcagcagggactCTGTGCCAGTGGGacatggcagcagggctggggtagTTGCTGGTTGGTTTGTGGGTGAGAGGGAGGCACCAGAGGTGTCCAGGAGAAAAGCCAAACCCTGGGAGCCTTCAGGCCAAGCTCTTGCTCCTGACTGAGCCTCTCTGCAGCCAGAGGGAGGAAATGAGACACCAGGACCAAAGGACAGATACTTGAGCACCAGGCACACAGCTGGACCTGGGTTTGGACCAGCAGAGACTGTAATTAAATAACTCTTCTGTGTTAATTGATGGCCTCTCATTCCATCGTATTTTCCCTGGAAAGAACTGTGCTGACTGTGCCACAGAAcagagagctgctctccagctgacAGCAGGGGGGTCAGTCCATCCTCTCTTTAATCCTGAAGGTTTTCATgcaatcacagaatatcctgagctggaagggtcTCATCaggatcacccagcccagcccctgtccctgcccagcccccccaacaatcccagcctgtccatccctggcagcgctgtccaaacgctcctggagctctggcagcctcggggccgtgcccattccctggggagcctgggcagtgccagcaccctctgggggaagaacatttccctgagctccacctgagcctgc
Coding sequences within it:
- the WDR31 gene encoding WD repeat-containing protein 31 isoform X1 — translated: MGKLQSKISFHTAKYRADGSVGQTGPAGASRQHSPAHTDAVTSVAALKPDLCVSGGKDKSVAVSSWRSGAALRRFIGHEREVTKVTSALDSSRVFSASRDKTVMMWELHGTSGPSQHFPGHDLVVTGLAVSPDASQLCTGSRDNTVCKWDTETGECVGRAAISRNLVTHLCWVPGEPYVIQTSEDKTTRVWDSRELQVAHTFPAKQHIQTCCDVSQDGRYCLSSSSGSAGHGAEATLWDLRQTRGRVCEYKGHFQTTTSCVFLPRGPALAPSIATSSSDSTVKVWDQDTAACLATLCLEGSGPLVSLAACDSSTLLCASSNSGIHVLRVRGSTELALEEVAAF
- the WDR31 gene encoding WD repeat-containing protein 31 isoform X2; protein product: MMWELHGTSGPSQHFPGHDLVVTGLAVSPDASQLCTGSRDNTVCKWDTETGECVGRAAISRNLVTHLCWVPGEPYVIQTSEDKTTRVWDSRELQVAHTFPAKQHIQTCCDVSQDGRYCLSSSSGSAGHGAEATLWDLRQTRGRVCEYKGHFQTTTSCVFLPRGPALAPSIATSSSDSTVKVWDQDTAACLATLCLEGSGPLVSLAACDSSTLLCASSNSGIHVLRVRGSTELALEEVAAF